GCCAGCGCTGGTAGGCGCCGTGGACGGCCTCCGGCACCGACCCGCCGCCGCCGGACCAGCCCCGGACGAAGCCGCGGATCAGGCCCTCCGCGGTGAACAGCGTCATCTGGGTGTCGTCGGTGACCTGCCAGTCCCGGGTCCCCACCGGGCCGGTGACGCCCTCGGGGCCGTAACGCCCCCGGATGTCCTCCAGGTGCAGGAACTCCACCGGCCAGCCGAGCGCGTCACCGACCGCCCCGCCGAGCAGGGCGCCCCGTACCCGGTCCGCGTACTCCGTCACAGCACCAATCCCCCTTCGTCCGGGCCTTCGCCCGCAGCTTCGCCGTTCAGCGCCGGATGGCCCCGGCCCGCCCGTGCAGTGCGGCACGGTCGGCGGCGGCCCGGCCGGCCGCCCATCCCTCGCCGTCGCTCACCCGGACGCGCTGCGAGGTCAGCTTCGGGAACATCCGACCGATCGTCGCATCCACCGCCTGCTCCCGTGCGGCCAGTGCCGGCAGCAGCCGCTCGTCGGGCGTCAGCTGCTCGGCGGTGCCGTCCTCGCGCAGGTGCCGGCCGGCGGCCGCGTCCTGGGTGGCCTGCTCGGCCGCGGTGGTCAGCCGCTCCCGGATCCGGGCCGCGTAGGCGACCAGGAAGGACTGCCGGAAGGCCTTGGTCCGGGAGGCGCCGTCGAGGTGCTGGCGGCTGCCCGCCTTGTGCATCGCCGCGGTGGCCTGCACCAGCAACGAGGTGTAGAGCAGTTCGACGCCGTCCAGGTCGGCGTCGAAGCCGACGATGGTGCAGAAGCCGAACTCCTTCGCCCAGACCACCCGGCAGCGGTTGGCGGCGGCCACCGCGTCCAGCAGCATCGTCTTGGGGACCTCGTACGGGCTGTCGACGCCGATCCGCAGTGCCGCCGGGGTGTCCGCGGCGGCGGCGGTGACGGCGAGCAGGGCCTCGTCGATGCTGTGTTGCGCCATCAGCTGCTGGGCCTTGGCGGTCAGCGCCTCGGCCTCCTCCGGGTACTCGGTGGACTCGGCCTTGGCGAGCAGTGCCCGGATCCGGGACAGCATCCGGGGCTCGCCGGTGACCGGTCCGCTCGGCCGCTCGGCCCGCGGGGCCTGGCCGGGCACCGGGCCGACCGGCTGGACGGGCGGCA
The sequence above is a segment of the Kitasatospora sp. NBC_00240 genome. Coding sequences within it:
- a CDS encoding DUF2786 domain-containing protein: MGKRRQQQDSGPDEAVGGLLEQAVHRVVAAPAEGLDLALDTGASMLAAAPGQWPAVSRALLRYADTAVGRCWSAGWRPADLARVVRRELKPVHLALAVDLIAAEGRRHPAAALDRRWHEQLRELAAEVWWAGDESYLTDFAERHRLDRFALATVALELLRTWGHLPPVQPVGPVPGQAPRAERPSGPVTGEPRMLSRIRALLAKAESTEYPEEAEALTAKAQQLMAQHSIDEALLAVTAAAADTPAALRIGVDSPYEVPKTMLLDAVAAANRCRVVWAKEFGFCTIVGFDADLDGVELLYTSLLVQATAAMHKAGSRQHLDGASRTKAFRQSFLVAYAARIRERLTTAAEQATQDAAAGRHLREDGTAEQLTPDERLLPALAAREQAVDATIGRMFPKLTSQRVRVSDGEGWAAGRAAADRAALHGRAGAIRR